DNA sequence from the Paenibacillus azoreducens genome:
TCGCTGTCGTTTGGAACCGCAAGCGCGCTCCGCTTGTCTTTTAACGTATCCAGACCGACGAACTGCTGATTGAAATTTCGGATGCTATTGCCTATGTCTTGTTTCGTATAATTGATTTGGGCGTATGAAGTTTTGTACAGCTCCAGCCAATTGTCCCGCTTCTCCGTAGGCACACAAAGGCGATCAGGCAGATTCGTCAAAATATAACCTTCGATCGACAGCGTATTGCTCCCTGGAATCAGCAAATCTTTTGGAACCGATACGGTTAAGTTCTGCTTCTTATCCTGGGCGGGGCGGAAGGAATAGAACTTGGTGCCATTCATCTTCAGCGTTACACTGGACTCTTCCTTTCTTGCCAGTTGAGTCGCCTGATAATCCAAATGCAGCGTCAGTTCGCTAACGTTCCAGTAATCCTCCAACCGAATATACATCGAACGCGATGCGGTAACTCCGGATAATGAGACATTAGCATTGGTTAACGATGTCTCGTAGGTTAATCGATTGCTGCCTGCATCGGGCTGGGCGTATACCTGACCGCAGGAAATCACGAATAAAATAAAGCAAAGAATGCCGGAGATCATTGATCTTGGTTTCACGTTTCTCCCCCTTGTCTTAATAACGTTCGGTTTTGTACCATTTGACTTCCCTTTTAAAAATCAAATCCTTAATATAGTTGTATAAACCGTAAGCAGCTACAACCATCCATAACTGACAGTAAGATATGTACATCAGCATGATGATCCACAGATTCGACAGTCGCATTTCTCCTTTTTCCGTAATCAACGTAATAAAGGTACCGGTCACAAATAAAATGACGGCAAGCAGCCATAAAAATGAGCTGAGCCCGGCAATTGTCGTATGGACAAGCCCAAGTGCATATAAAATGAGCAGCACGTCAGACATGATAAGCGAAGTCAGCAATAAGAAATAGATCGATAAGAAATAAAGAAGATCGAAATGTATCCGTTTTGCTGACCGGTCGAACAGCAGCGGCAAATTTTTAACAATAACATAAATATTGCCCTTCGCCCACCTTGTCCGCTGCTTGAACCATACCTTTAACGTTTGCGGCTCCTGCTCCCACGTTACGGACTTGGGCTGGAACTTGATGCGGTAGCCCATCATATAGATGCGAAAGCTGATTTCCGTGTCCTCCGCAATTGCCTTGACGTCCCAGCCCCCGATAGCCTCAATGATCTCCCGGCGCATAATGAAGTTGGTGCCTGGAATGGTACACAGCTTGAAGAGTTTCCATCTTCCTGCCTGAGCCATCCATTGGAAAGACAAAGTCTCAATATTGATAAAGCGGGTCAAAAGGTTCGCAAAACGATTGCGGGTGCGGAACTTCCCGATCACCGCCCCAAGCGTGGGATCATGCGTAATTTCCCCGACAAGATAACGGAGAGCCGTCTTCTCCGGCGTATTGTCGGCGTCGTAGATGGCGATAAATTCTCCCCTGCTTTGCTTAAAACCAATGTTCAGTGCATTCGACTTCCCTTTTCCGCCCGTAACGTGGTCCGTGTTAATCACGATCAATTGGCGCTCTTTGTACTTGGCTTGAAGCCTCGCAAGCAATTCGCTGCTGTTATCGCTCGAATTGTCATTAATCACGATAATCTCATAGCGGTCATGCGGATAATCAAGCGCAAGCAGCGCCTCCACCGTTTGCGTAATGACCTTGCCTTCGTTATGGGCGGGAACCATCAGCGAGACAAAGGGGACGTCCTCAGGAAGCGGCGGCACCTCTCGCTTTTCATTTTCTATATAGTACAGGTAGCCGGAAATAATCAGCACGACATTAACGAGAAGCAACGACCATATACTGATGACGGCAATCAGCATCAAGATGTCTGCAGCGGTCATGACTGCCTCCTTACTTGTAAAATTTCCGTTTGTACATGCGATACCCAATAATCAGGAATCCGCAAAATACGACTAAGGTAATGAAAATAATGACGATAAAAATCTTGTTCTGAACCGTAAACCAGGTCTCAAAACTCTTTTGCCCATGCTGTTTATATACATAGTCGGAACTCGTTTCCACATGGCTTGCCTGAATCCCAAGGTTGACCCCATTAAGAACAAGCGAACCGCGCTCTGATTTCAACTCGTTGGTTTCGGTTTTTACGCTGTGGGCTTCCGTTTTGTAATCTTCAAAGGTGATCCAGCTATTTTTGAGCCCATCAACCAGACTCTCAAGTTCGGACTCTTTCTCTACAAAGTTAAATGTAATCGCAGTATCCATCGGCAGCGGCTTGATCAAACGGTCATCGGCAAGGTAGCGCTTCAGAAACTCCGGATTCACGCTGTAAAGCGAGGACGGGAACGCTTCGGACCGATTTCGTTTCGCTTTATAGATCGGACGCGCGTCCGGAAAAAGAATCACGGAGTCAAAAAACGCCATCCCTTCCGAAACGTAATGTTCGTCATACGACCAATACATCTCGGTTCCCATCCCTAAAGGCACGATTCCATCTTGTGCCAGCACATCGATAAAATGCTCCATCTGATGGTACAAGCTGCGATCCAGGTCCTGAATGGTAGAAGCCACGACAGGCGCTTCAACCAGGACGGTACCATTGCGGGACTGAACATATTTTAAGGTATTCATATAACGCTTCATGGCAGGATAATCGGTATTGTTGAATACCGGGTGTACACTTACGATGAACGGGATGCCCGCCTCAAACAGCTCATCCGACATTCGCTCCAGCAGGCTCAGGTCCGAAAAAGGATATATCTCTTTGAAAACAAGGAAATAGTGACTTTTTTGATCCTCCTGAAGCCAGTCCTTAAGTACGTAGGACACAGCAATCTCGCTTAGAGTGTCCCTCTCCATAAAAGGAACATAAGCATATGCCCCCCTCTGCACCGCGTAGGGATAGCTTGTACCCAATGCTTGTACCTTTAGAGTGCCGTACCGCCTAATCTCAGCTTGTTTCGAATCAAAAAAATATGGGACGCTGATGGATTTCTCTGCAAACGGCCCGATCGAAAGATCCGCCACTTTCTGTACGGCTTGAACCTGAAGTCCTAGCATTTGTGCCAGCTTGTCTCTCGGCCTTTCCCCAATGTAGAGAAAATCTCCTTGATAAGACTGCAGGTCTTTGAAAAATTCACTTTGTTCCTCCAAAAGATCGGAACGGTTGCGCACCTCGATAAGTTTGGAATAGTTGTTAAGCGACCCGGCAGTATAGGAATCGACGGATTCGGCCGTCACCTGAACCCTAAATGATGCAAGCAGGCGCTTTAAAGCCTCCACGTTGCCTTCATGCTTCGTTCCCATCCCCAGGCTGTCATACACGATAAGAACCGAAGGAAGAGACGGATGATCAGCCGCTTGTACCGGTACTGCCGGAAGAACAAGGCTTGATATGAGCAGCACCAGCACCATAACATTCCAAGAATGTTTTCGTCTCAATGAATCGCCCCCCTTTCTTCCGATTTAATTCTGCACCGCTACTGATTTTTCTTGAGCCGCCGGCTTGTTCTGCCACAGATTCCGGCACAATGCATCTGCGACTGCGGTGAACGTTACCAAATCAAAAGCAGCCGTAAATAAAAATTCATGCTTCGACAAGTCCGCATCCCCTGCGCCAATGATCGAAACAAAGATTCCAGACAGCCCCATGAACATCAGCATGAGTATCAAAGGCAAGCGAACCATGCTTCGTACATCTCTGGCCTTCATCGCAGCGACGAAATGAGGGGCATACATCCCCGTAACGACCAGCATCCAGATGACAATGAAGCCGAATGTTTTGGGAGCAAGCGCTTTTTTCAGCTCACTATATCCGGAAAAAAACTTCGTCTGCGCCCCAAAGGGTTTTCCTGCAGACTTCTCATAGTTTCCCATCGCCGGCGGGCGGATGGTGAACGCGTTTTTAGCGGCAAGGTCCATCATTTTTCCTGCTTGATCAGGATGGGTTATATAATAAGCAAGAATGGATACGAAGCCATAGTGATTGTAAAAATTGTCCTCGAGAATTTTGGAATTCACATCCACCGTCGTGTATGGCTCGTAATAGATGCTTTCATTGAGAACGGCATATTGCTTGTTAATCCCAAAAGATTTCAGCGTTGCTTCAGGGTCTTCGGATTGCATCAGCACGCCGCGTGTCATGGCATGGTATTGGTTGATGTTGACGAACTCCTTTGGAATCAGCACATAAGTAGCAATGCCCGCAAGCATTAGAAAAGCGAGCGAAGACGCCACCATGGCCCGATAACCTCGCTGCTTCCGCACAAAAATAAAAATGATTCCCATCACGGCGATAATGATGCCGACAGGCGCATTTTGCTGTTTGCTTGTTGTAAGGAAGAGGCCGCTTATAAAAAAGATAATCATCATCGCATAATCAGAGTATCTTTTGCGGAACAGCAATAAACCGGAGGCGAATAAATAAATGAGCATAATCCAAACCATACTCTCGCTGAAGAACGAGTTGAAGAAAGCCGTATAGGCGGTATCCGCAAATAAAAACACAGCCAAAACGGCTACCAAATAACCGTATTTCGGTTTCATTTTCCAGGTTAATGCCTCAACGAACAAATAGACGGCCACCGTATACAATATCGTCAATAGCGCCGCTTGAACCCGGATGTCAAATACCTGCTGATTAAATAATTGATTGATCCAAACCGATAAACGTATTAGAAGGGATTGCGAGGACGTTAAGGTAGCTCCATTTTCGTTGAAATATTGGAATATTCCGAATTGCTTATTAAAATGGCCCAGATACAAACTATCATAGTCGGGGTTGTTGAAATACAGCCCATTGCTGTACAAAACACGGAAATAGTCCCCGTTGTCAGCCATCCCGATGTAAGGCGGCACGAACAGTGCGATAACCGTGATGATCAGCACCAGCGACGCTGCCAGCAGAGACGGAGAAATATAGCGGCTGAGGACAGTCATCCTGTAACCGAGCTTTTTTAACCAAAGAGCCTTTGCCAATGCTATACACCTGCTTTCATTTCCGCAAACGCCCGGCTCTAGTGGGCATATGCGAGCAATGCCATCAAATTGTCAAATGAAAAAGCTTGTTTCGTCGCCGGATCCCCGTAGCCGCCGTACAGCGGGCTTGTCTTATCGGTCACCCGGTACTTCTCCATCTGCTGTATGCTGTCCTTATACAAATCAACGTCACCCAGCACAGAACCAATCATAGCCGTTATGGCATAGATCGCGGTTGACTGGATCTGATTCTGCGGGATGCCGTTTTTGTCATATTGGCCGTACAATGTTCCGTTCTTCACATGTTCTTTCAAGTAAGCGATGCTTTCGGGATGCTCAAGACCGGCCTCGGATAACGTAAGGATCGTTAGCACCGACTCAACTGTGTTAATCCCTTCCGAACGGTATGTATCCGTACCATAATGATATCTCGTCTCGTAAAAGGGAAAGGCGTCCGACAAATATCCGTTTTGGATGATTTTCTGCATATTTTCGATCAAAGCGGTTTGCTGCTTTGCAGGGATGGCCAGCCGTTTCAATGTCGTTAGATCAATATAACATAACGTCACAAAATCATTTGTAACCTTATAGGTTTCGTCGTAAAAATCGTAAAGCTTGTCGTCCTTGACGTTAAAGTTATAGAACCGTTTGCCGTAGGCGTCAGCCAATTCGACATAATCCTTGGAATGAAACTGATCCCCTGCATCATACAAGGCTCTAATGATCCGAAGGTCGTCGACGGCGGCATTGATCGTGTATTTCTTATCCTGCTTGGGACTGAAACGGTAGCTAAAACCTGAAGGAAGATCAAATATTTGCTTTGCGCGCTCCCATTCGGCTTGAAAAGCATCCTTCTGATTCGTTAGCACATCATAACGCATCAACAGGCCTGCGGATTCGCTCAAAATCTCGTGACCTGTGGCAGCCGTATCCGACTCGCTGCTATCCTCAAAATTCGTATAGGCTCCATATGGCCCGTACATTTTGCTCATGACAAAACGTTCAGTGTCCTCGCGATGATGCTGCAATTTCAACTGATCACTAAAATGCGTATTATGGGCAGCAGTCGGATTTTCTGGACCTGTAGGCTTTTCCGAATTTTTCGGCTGTCCATTTTGGATCGTGGGACTGTCGCAGGCCGTAAGAACATTTAGTGCCAAAATGACGCTCATCCCGCATGTCCAAAAATTTTTCACCGTCCTACCTCCTGCTTTAGGCACGTTTTTCCGG
Encoded proteins:
- a CDS encoding glycosyltransferase family 2 protein — encoded protein: MTAADILMLIAVISIWSLLLVNVVLIISGYLYYIENEKREVPPLPEDVPFVSLMVPAHNEGKVITQTVEALLALDYPHDRYEIIVINDNSSDNSSELLARLQAKYKERQLIVINTDHVTGGKGKSNALNIGFKQSRGEFIAIYDADNTPEKTALRYLVGEITHDPTLGAVIGKFRTRNRFANLLTRFINIETLSFQWMAQAGRWKLFKLCTIPGTNFIMRREIIEAIGGWDVKAIAEDTEISFRIYMMGYRIKFQPKSVTWEQEPQTLKVWFKQRTRWAKGNIYVIVKNLPLLFDRSAKRIHFDLLYFLSIYFLLLTSLIMSDVLLILYALGLVHTTIAGLSSFLWLLAVILFVTGTFITLITEKGEMRLSNLWIIMLMYISYCQLWMVVAAYGLYNYIKDLIFKREVKWYKTERY